One window of Elaeis guineensis isolate ETL-2024a chromosome 11, EG11, whole genome shotgun sequence genomic DNA carries:
- the LOC140852478 gene encoding serine carboxypeptidase-like 34 gives MGVFSSSLFLPLLLFLCYYSTVVESSELDNDFVEQQEADRVFSLPGQPPVKFKQYAGYVTVNETHGRALFYWFFEATHDVQNKPLVLWLNGGPGCSSIGYGEAEELGPFLTQKGWPEIKLNKYSWNKEANLLFLEAPVGVGFSYTNTSSDLQNLGDKITAIDSYNFLVNWFKRFPQFKSHDFYITGESYAGHYVPQLAEKIIDENKKASEDDYINLKGFMIGNAAIDDDSDQWGMIDYAWDHAVISDQLYEKVKKSCNFSDQNVSLACNNALDEYFAVYKIIDMYSLYVPVCVNQNTYATSKKHFNVVGSASKHFSKYRAWHQKPSGYDPCQSEYTEVYFNRPEVQKALHANVTGIAYPWTHCSDAINDWNDAPASVLPILRKLINAGLRVWVYSGDTDGRVPVTSTRYALNKLGLKTVQEWSPWYHHKQVGGWTIIYEGLAFVTIRGAGHQVPTFTPGQALQLLAHFLANQDLPSTAF, from the exons ATGGgtgtcttctcctcttctctcttccttcccctcctactCTTCTTGTGCTACTACTCGACTGTCGTTGAATCAAGTGAATTAGACAATGATTTCGTCGAGCAGCAAGAGGCCGACCGCGTGTTCAGTCTTCCCGGTCAGCCGCCGGTCAAGTTTAAGCAGTATGCCGGCTATGTTACAGTCAACGAGACCCACGGGAGGGCGCTCTTCTATTGGTTCTTCGAGGCCACTCATGACGTCCAGAACAAGCCTCTCGTCCTATGGCTTAATGGAG GGCCTGGTTGTTCGTCCATTGGGTACGGAGAGGCAGAGGAGCTTGGGCCATTCTTAACGCAAAAAGGTTGGCCGGAGATAAAACTCAACAAGTATTCCTGGAACAAAG AGGCCAATTTGCTATTTCTGGAGGCCCCAGTTGGTGTGGGGTTCTCTTATACAAATACGAGCTCTGATTTGCAGAACCTTGGAGATAAGATTACTG cTATCGACTCGTACAACTTCCTTGTGAATTGGTTTAAGAGATTCCCACAGTTCAAGTCTCATGACTTCTACATTACTGGAGAAAGTTATGCAG GGCATTATGTTCCTCAACTTGCTGAGAAAATCATAGATGAAAACAAAAAAGCATCAGAGGATGATTATATAAATCTCAAAGGATTCATG ATAGGAAATGCCGCAATAGACGACGACTCCGATCAGTGGGGGATGATCGACTATGCCTGGGACCATGCAGTCATTTCTGATCAACTGTACGAGAAAGTGAAGAAGAGCTGTAATTTCAGCGACCAGAATGTTAGCCTGGCTTGCAATAATGCATTGGACGAATACTTTGCTGTTTATAAGATCATCGACATGTATAGCTTGTATGTTCCTGTTTGTGTTAACCAGAACACTTATGCCACCTCTAAAAAACACTTCAACGTCGTAGGCTCTGCTTCTAAGCACTTCTCCAAATAT AGAGCGTGGCATCAGAAGCCGTCCGGCTACGATCCCTGCCAGTCAGAGTATACTGAGGTATACTTTAATCGTCCAGAGGTCCAGAAAGCCTTGCATGCCAACGTTACAGGTATTGCGTACCCCTGGACTCATTGCAG TGATGCGATCAACGATTGGAATGATGCGCCAGCATCTGTGCTCCCCATCCTGCGTAAACTCATCAATGCTGGCCTTAGAGTGTGGGTTTACAG TGGTGATACTGATGGAAGAGTTCCAGTCACGTCGACAAGGTACGCATTGAACAAGCTTGGCCTCAAAACTGTTCAGGAATGGTCACCATGGTACCATCATAAACAG GTTGGTGGGTGGACAATCATCTACGAGGGACTTGCGTTTGTTACAATCCGTGGCGCTGGACACCAAGTTCCAACATTTACTCCTGGCCAAGCTCTACAGCTTCTCGCACACTTCTTGGCTAACCAGGATTTGCCTTCTACAGCATTCTAG